The sequence below is a genomic window from Humulus lupulus chromosome 3, drHumLupu1.1, whole genome shotgun sequence.
ggcaactaaatgctcgatatgtttgatggcaaacataccacaatccccactgcatatagtTGATTTTGTGtcgataaaagataaaaataactttaatattcagatttcaaaatacactaattaaataggggaataccttgtcttagtctgaggacatTCCTCAggaggaatacgacaatatgaaAAAGGCTTTGCACTCTGCTCAGGATATGTATGGAGGTCgtcatggtcgtcaaacatgccagaacaccacaacaacgaaggcaacaataagaACCAAGGCTTGATCACTTCCTCCAACAGAGTCAGACTaagcacgctatggttggaatcataaatgttgatgcaccacgttggaatggagacttcaatggcgatccaatgtgcagctttctcgacgtgcaaggcaaaatatacttcacttATATTTTGCCAGGATacgaggaattgattatcatcgtCCTTCAACATTTTCAGCACATCGTcatcccatgtatacttagtgttggtctctctgaaatgattccaatGACCTAGACACacttgggggaaggtggtgttcatgatcgcagcatcctgccAAAATgcagtgataactctacaaaatagagttattttaccactttttatgtgataattgttgcttagttcttgagtttttaattaacttattaagtttttatgtaatttttaatttattagtcttagtgtagttttatagatttttatatgtttttatagatattttattataatatgctgtaatttaattatatgaaatttgtattgttaagttagaagttaaaaatgtaattcttttgaacttaaatgctttattaaattaagttataatcaatattttcaaataatcaatatgatttatttataattgaaaatatttgattgttatttaatttatttttatcttgtaggaattatattgcatgcttgaaagaaagaagagaaaagaaaacaaaagtggCATTTATGTAGAGAAAGTAGCAAATTATGGCAGCCATATCCTTCAGCAGGCCCGCCAGGCCCACTGCCACCTTCGGCCCAGTCCAGGCCCGCCTGCCCAAGGCCCACGCCTGGCCCAACTCCCTCTGCCTTCAGCACCTGCCCAAGGCCACGCCTGGCCCACTTCCCCTTGCTTCAGCAGCTCCCCTTGCCGCCAGCTGTCACCGAAGCCTTCAATCACCCAGCCATCTTCATCTCCTTCAGCATATATGCCTCCCACGCCAGCTGTCACCGAAGCCACCCAGCCTCTTCAAATTTCCATCAGCCTTCACTCCTAGGCCCATGCAGCAAAGCACCCAGCCCAAACCGTGGGCCTCTCCTCCTGCCCAGCCCGTCCGTACGGCCCAGCTGCCTCCTACACGCCTGCCTTGCCTCCTTCCCAGCCACACTCAGCCACCAAAGCCCACAAACacctcttgagcccataaatttggttattgtccccttgtctaaaatgtcacatttttacccattttctacacactttttaccccaaagtcatcatcactcctacaatttacccctatttaccatattattattaatttaatcaatttacttaatttaaattgattattttaataatctcattttggctataaataagggttttgaagaccattttggggtgcttaatgtttttggttaccatctttttctctcattttctctctaccattctctcttccatttgggtttttcaatagcattttgcaagtatgtatgtcttttattttgtaatttctactctagttatgtgcttctaatctttttcataagattattaagatcatgatgaagcaacttgtaactaggtaatatttatgttgtatgttgatttcccttgtaatacaacaaagtctatggatttttcttctacatatatttctttcatcttaaatatcttgtattttagattgttagaacatatttacactttgttcttcattagtgcataaacataatattctttgtgtaagatgtgtcattaaattgtacacatccatgcttagaacaaaaatattatgttttgccttataaataatgttcattgatttatttgttatttcattagattgatttacactaaatgctttgaaattataattttgaaaagtgaagaaaaatcctatctttttataagaaaattgtgtttaaaattataaatctttttggaaaaggatagtttaaattattttaactatcactaaaacttgggaatcaatatactaataaatattattaaacttacattttgtggattctagtatcttaataatcttttcttttaacacttattgtcaactcattattgctttatttttattcccttaaatagctttattttacaatcttttagtttatgttcataatattaaaactcatcaatctttggaactaggttagaatttattacttttgatttacaatagttttctttttgattttagacaattcctttgggttcgacctcgtgcttacacgaaaactattctataaatacgattcgtgcgcttgcgagtataaatttttaaacatacccgttttgggtccatcatgcaGCATGATAAAAGTGGCATTGACGGTgtagcatgtgcaaagcggcatcaatatgctgaaaaaacatgaaaatttgttagtaccatcaatatattttaagattgaattgaaaacataaatgtaattgacataccgaatcccaaagaCAAGTCTGGATTgtgtgcaactgcaagaaccatgccacaccgtgcgtcccagtatGGACGTTCCGATCTCTCTTGTTGTCGATCTTCCCaatgatccacttatggaagctcttctcctgctgcgggtcacacttcctcaaaggttcagcaactagcccctgtttatctaCTCTCATCCTCTTCGTTGGGttggtgaagtcatcaaaacgcttgggcTTGTGTTTattcctgacaacttcaaggccagctgcctccttaggctgtagtactcgtacactgggaGTGTCAGCCTCACTGGCAACTACAGATGTCTGGGCTTGTGGAGTGGAGGGTGGATCACCGGGCTCGTAGTCGTCAAacaagatatcagactctgtatccGATTTTACGTgggtggatcgacctgagaccactaaaagcagctgcgccaactgagccatgatcgtagTCTGATTCTAAAGTAAGGTTGTCTGGCCTTCCTCAACCCTACTGAGCCTCTGCATTAATTGCTCATAATCAGGTTGGGCAACTTGACTAGAGGAAGGTGCACAtgcctgtgaagtgccctcctcaaccctcgggacatccttgtaaaaaatggaggcttcctttgcaacctctgccagcttctctgcctccttctcaggcACTACTTCCTCCGTTGCAGTCCCAACCTCCCCcacagttgattccaactcagggaataacctggaatcaacttctgggaggctattgtattagactacctcaccgggacgtggcttcagcatggaaaataccactaactgcatggttgaataacatgtgtcagaaaaactttaataaaataaatcattaatcaattaatttgtgacatttagcaagataaaatggaacttactcgacggttggcgaatataggaaccaattgagctgtcgaaatagtgatatcgGTCTCCGTAGACCTGCTAAGCATCCACGGAATCTGgttcccactgttctcaccgaacttactcccgagagCTAGCATGGCCTCAAAATCCTAGTAAAGAAGTGCGGGTGCATAGCCATTGAAAGTATACTTCACCTCATGTTTTTTGCTcgaaccctctttcttcttcgCCTTGTAATGCTTCAATTACTTCTGCATATCCTTGTGAACTCCTCTAATAACCTTCTTGAAGgacaacttcccccatggatacttgaaaaagtagtcAAGATCATCAACCATCTTCAGGGAATCACCCCATATCATCATTGTCTTCTttggggcattcagtaccccctctatcaaatagtaCAAACCcggcttaaatgcatcttctgggtttgtcgaggccttcaaagcatcttccaactggccaaaactaaccttcgaataAGCAttaaagtattcatggatgatccgatcacttgaaagatgctctctcAACTTGTCTGGGGACGGGGTGTTCCCAAAATTCAGCCCGGtgactagggcaaactctgcaatccCAAATTTGCAGAGAATGTTGCCCAAGTAGAAGTGTCCCTCTTCATCCTTCTTGCTTTCCACCTTCCACAACATAAGCTGATGCAGCAGAATCCCAGAAAAACTAAACGGCTTAGCCTTGAAGAATTGTCCCAACAAGCATGCCTATGCCCGTTCAATTAGCCCGTGCCTCTTAAATTGCTCTATAAGGGTTTCCAAGTAAGCACTATCCCTATAGGTGACACGACTAAGAAAGTGCTTCTCCAATGACACAATCAATTCAGGCatctgaaaacaaaaaaaaacaaaaaaaatgttaaaaatgtaaaacaatctggtaaTTATTGAGTCCTCTCAAGGCAGGTGCTAAAATCAGCCATATGCCTAATATCATCTggttactatcgagtcctatcgaggcctatcaaggCAGGTGCTAAAATCAACTGAGTGCCCACTATCATCAAGTCCTATCGAGGCAAAGGCTAAATCATCCATATGCCAAATAGCATCGAGTCTTATCAAGTCCCATCGAGGTATATGCTAAAATCTTTCTATATGCCTGAAATATCATCGCGTtctatcgagtcccatcgagacctatcgaggcaCAATCAAATCCAGAACCTAACttatactatcgagtcctatcgatttctatcaaGGTGCAtaaaaaatctcaaaaaaaaCCCAGAGTTCTTCATATCTCatccccgatctatcctatgaacaaaaaattaacaaataaaccaGGCCCAGACAATGAATTGCAGAATAAATAAGTAAATCTCTGAGCATtaagctcctatttataaagtttgaaataccctttgaattttaaattccaccaactctcatggttgttaccaatgtttaattggatgtttatgaaattaacatgaagatttgagagttacttgagATGTTAAAACCGTTCAAATTGGAGAAAAAACAAAATTGGAATAGGTTGTCAACGCCCTAGGCCGCGACCAGGAGTATCAGTGGCCACAGCCACTGGCCTCTGTTCCTCAGGCCACGACCAAGGATAATCAATGGCCACAGCCACAGTGCAATTTCAACTTCCAATTTTTCAGTTTTCCAAAAAACATCACAATCTCTtctcacatgattttgtaacttctATACACCTCGTGAAAGTTTAAAACATGTCTTCAACAATCATATTACGTAACGACTCTATAAAATTCAAACACAAATGTGTAACTctaaatctacacattattgagtaatattttggtattacaaatttgcaactccaaaatatgttacatttaagcacacacatgtgtccaattttataactctcaataatatattacaaggtgtgacaaattatATTTGTATGACAAATTacattttatcacattatttaatataatattatattatatgaaataatataatacaAAACTTTGTGTCCGTATTTATtaatatctaaaaaataataattgcttttaaAAAATATACCATAATCCTAAGATCACTCCACTTGCAAGAGCCAAACACCATATTTCCAATGTGCAAAATCTCACTAAAAATTTGTGGTTTTTGTTAAAGTAATGTACAAAAACTAATAATGGTTTCGCCCGAGTGAGAATCGAACCCTGTCTCACTTTGTACGAACACTCCTTCAAAAAAGTATTGTTATTTATCATCTTAATTAACCAATATCAAAttagtaatattttataatatttattaaatttaaatatgtgtAACCAATAGCaattctaattaaaaaaaaaggcgTAATAATATGTAACTGGgcaattctattaaaaaaaggGGGTCAATTGAGTCCAGTCCCATTCTACAAAGTCTAGAAGAGTGGAGAAGATAAGCCGTTAGGGACAGTTGGAAGCAATGTATGCCACTGCCACTCTCACCTCTCCAACTCCCCAATTCCGGATCCGTACAACCACCCTTCATCCACAACCACTTTCTCACCCATTTTCCATCACTTTCCCGGGAATCTATAAGACTTTCTCTCCAATTATCTCCTTCTCACCCCACAATCTCTACCTTTCCAATGTTCCTCCTCATGCTCTCAGAGTCTCCGCTAGTTCCCAAGCCTCCCCTGCCTCCACAGAGACCTCAAAACTAGCTTCTATCCCAtcccagatgaaggcttgggtGTACGGAGAATATGGAGCTGTAGATGTTTTGAAGTTCGAGAGTAATGTTTCGGTCCCAGAAGTGAAAGATGACCAGGTCTTGATTAAAGTTGCTGCCGCTGCTCTTAACCCAGTTGACTTTAAGAGAAGACTGGGAAAGTTCAAGGACACTGATTCTCCACTTCCGGTAAGTTCTTCCTTTTCTTTAgagttttctatttttttaatctGTTTGGTTGATGGGAAATTGCCAGACTTAAACTGGGATTCCTTAGAATTTTCCATTCATTAGCTGCTTTTCGAGCTTTCTACTTTTTAGTCTGTTTGGTTGATGAGAAAATGCCAGACTCAAACTGGGTATTCGTAGATTCTCCCATTCATTAGCTGTAATGGGTAGAAATTTAtttttgggtatgaaatttgtAGGGTGAAAATTTCTgatgattttttaaattattggtTTTGAAGACTGTTCCAGGATATGATGTAGCTGGTGTGGTAGTAAAGGTTGGGAGTCAAGTGAAGGAGTTCAAAGTAGGGGACGAAGTATATGGAGACATACATGAGAAAGCCTTGGATGGTCCTAAGCAATTTGGTTCTCTTGCAGAGTACACCGCAGTTGAAGAGAAACTTTTGGCTTTAAAACCTAAGAACCTTGACTTTGCTCAGGCTGCTGCATTTCCTCTAGCCATTGAAACTGCTTATGAGGGCCTTGAAAGGACCGGATTTTCAGCTGGCAAATCTATTCTTGTTTTGAATGGTGCTGGTGGAGTTGGAAGCTTGGTCATTCAGGTATCTTTATCTACATTGCTAAGAAAGTTGTAATTACAGTGGAAAACGACAACGGTTAGAATCTAAGTTCCAAATAgtataataataaactattgtaacTTTTAAGCAATAAATTGAACAGAGAATGTACTTTTCATGATGAGCACAGTAAGTCATACCTTAACTCATTAATAATCAACAAAAGATATATGCATACAACTCATTGAAATTCGAGGCATGTTCACATAGTTTAAATTTTGAGCTATAATCATTTAcgagagtttttttttttctcttttggaGCACAAACCATGCACATAATGGGTCTCCTGAGCTCATAGCCCtcttgttatttaatttattagcGCTTATTCTTTGTAATAATACTGTACACAATCGAATCTTTAAAATCATTATTATTACAATATACATCAATTAACACATGAGAGTGAGTTACTGACTGCAAAATGTTCCAACGTGTACATGTGCAATTAGATGGAGATACTGAGAATGTATGTATAAGCTGTTGCATGTTGTTTGTATTCTCGTAATGGTAAAGTCTTCAACCTCTGTGTTTTTGGTTCTCCACAGCTAGCAAAGCAGGTATTTGGTGCTTCGAGAGTTGCAGCCACTGCAAGCACAGGAAAACTGGAGTTATTGAAAAGTTTGGGTGTTGATTTGGCCATAGATTACACAAAAGAAAACTTTGAAGATCTTCAGGAGAAGTTTGATGTTGTTTATGATGCTATTGGTAAGCTTTCTTCATTAACTGCATGCACACCAATGCATTTATTCAAACTCGATAGTTATAGTAAGTTAGCAAAAACAGAAATGTATGCCTCTTTTCCCCTTGGTGTAGGCCATAGCGGTTCAACTGCAACCAAAAAAATGGTAGAGATGGTTGATGGTTCCCAACAGTATAAATAGTGTTTTAGACTAATTTGAGGGTGTGTAACAGGGGAGGAGCCAGAATTTTTCTTCCGGGCAGGCATGATAAAAAATTTCTTCCAATAAAACTAATATTATAGTCGAGTAATGTTCAATAAAGTCATTATCTAAAATTTTACTTGAATCAATAATTTTATATTAGTCTTTTCTCATGTTGTGAAATATGGATTTTGAAGGTGGCAAAACAAGGAAACTTTTAATCTTGGCTTTAAGATTAGGATAGTATTTCATCGAATACACTGTCTCAAAATACTAGGTGTCTCAGTAGGATATGAATGACTGACTCTTTGATACCATATGATACGAAAATATGATCTATCTTCTATATTATCGCAATGCCAGGGCAATGCGATAGAGCAGTAAAAGCCATTAAAGAAGGGGGAAGCGTGGTGGCCTTAACAGGTGCGGTTACGCCTCCTGGTTTCAGATTTGTGGTCACTTCAAATGGTGAAGCTTTAAAGAAACTGAATCCATATTTGGAGAGTGGGAAGGTGAAGCCAGTCATAGATTCCAAGGGGCCATTCCCATTTTCACAGGTTGTTGAGGCTTTCTCTTACATTGAAACCAACCGAGCAGTGGGCAAGGTAGTCATTCATCCAATTCCATGagatcaaatatatataaataaataacaaaaaaaaccATTTTTTCGTGGCATCTGaattatatgctatgtattataTGCACATACACTCGAAAGTTAGTTGTATAAATTATTGAGAATAAGTGTTCAGATGTTCTCTCCatttagtaatattatttctTTGATTATTACGTACTGATATATGCTTTTAATGTTAGAGCATCATCACATGTAGAACtaatacaaaaatgaaaaaaataccactttaatATGTTTTTGTACCACTTATAAGCAACGATTTGGAAAGCAGGAGTATAATATAATAACCATAAATGGGAATTATTGCACCAATTAAATTAGTGATTGAAAAGATACACAAACGACAAGAAAATCACTAAACGGCAACGAAATTTTATTGTGATTGAGAAGAGAAATACATAGGTGGAGGaaagaaataaagttaaattattttacaattacatttatatcatttttatttttttattttgagtaaatGATATATtagtaaataaactttttattattttgagaacaAAATTTCCATtcaatttcctttttttttgggAATGTCTAGAAGTTTCATTCAAGGGGAAAATAAGGACCAAGTCCATTACAATAGCTCATGGATAAGTCAAAATGGTGAGCAAAGGACAACAAGGCCAAAGGATTGACATACCGAGGCAAATACGCCATTCGTAGTTGCAGTCATGGATAAATCAAAATGGTGAGCAAAGGGCAACAAGGCCAAAGGATTGATATACCGAGGCAAATACGCCATTCGTAGTTGCAGTCGTTAACAAGTACCATACTATCATTGATAGTAGGTAAAAGAACAACCCAAAGAGACTTATCACCAAGTCCCAATCAAGGAAAAATCCAAATCTGGAACAAAAAAAACTAAACCAAAATAAACCTATGAAAAACATAACAAACTCATATATAATCCCAAAACAAAACAACACAACACAAAAGAGTAGATCTAAGCTTCAAAAATGGGTTGGTGGTGATGGGCTTCCGGAGGTGGATTGTTGTCGGTGAAGAATGGGTTGATGCTATCGGTGTTTCTCCATTTTTGAAGCTTAAATTCACTTTTCTCTTTAAAATTGGAGAGAAAAATTTTGTGTAGGGCCCACCTTTTTTTTCTACCCTTTGCTCTCTCCTaccaaatatacatatatattttttctttattttcaatttatttttcctCTCTTTTTCCCCTTACCAAACATAGACTATAGCATCAATATCATAACAAAGTACACTCAAATCATTTTGATAAGTAAGATATAAGTCAGAGCTAGAATTAGGAAAAGAAAGTATGAAAAAAGCATGAGTCcattcaaaaaagaaaaactaaGATTAAGCTATAAATTTAAGGGTGCTTTGCTAGGGTTTTGTATTTGATAGCTTCGCCCCTTTTTTGAAGGGTACCGGTCTAGTCCTGGTGACTTGGTTTTGGCGTTCATCAGTTTATGTTCTTGGTGTTGGCTGCGGTTCTCTGATTTATGGCGTCGTCGAGTCAAGACATATGGGAGCTGGAAGAAAGATGTGTTGGGCTacagattgaagaagaagaacagGGGTTTCTCTGCTATGACACAGTGAGAGAGGATATCGCAGGTATTGACGCTCGGTGGTGTTTGGTGGGAAAATTCTTGGTTGACAAACCTCTTGAATTCCAAGTTATGCAACACATGATGACAACTTTATAGAAACTAGAGAGAGGAATGTATATGAAAGAACTTGAGAGTAATCTGTatctcttccaattttatcatGAAGTGGACATCAAGAGAGTAATGGAAGGTTGCCCTTGGACTTGTAACTAAGCACAATTGGTGTTTGTAAGGCTTAAACCTGGTGAAAATCAAAGATTAGTGAAGCTACGTCGTTTGGATATCTGGATTCAATTGCACGGGTTGCATCCTGGGTTCATGACAAATTAAGTGGTTCGTGACATTGGCAATCATGTGGGCATTTTTCTTGAATCAAACCCAAATAATTTCAATGGAGTATGGCATGACTACTTGAGGGTAAAGGTTTCTCTTGATATAGAGCTGCCATCAAAGAGAAAGGGGAAGATTATTAATTCTAAGGGAGATTGGTTATGGGTTTAGTTTAAGTATGAAAGAATCCCTACATTCTGTTTTATTTGTGGGCTTATTAGGCATTCAGTGAAGTTCTGTGAGAGGATATTTGATACACCCTTGGAGTTGATTGAAAAACCTTATGGGCTATGGATGAGGGTTGTTCCATGACGGCAAAACATGTTA
It includes:
- the LOC133822098 gene encoding 2-methylene-furan-3-one reductase, producing the protein MYATATLTSPTPQFRIRTTTLHPQPLSHPFSITFPGIYKTFSPIISFSPHNLYLSNVPPHALRVSASSQASPASTETSKLASIPSQMKAWVYGEYGAVDVLKFESNVSVPEVKDDQVLIKVAAAALNPVDFKRRLGKFKDTDSPLPTVPGYDVAGVVVKVGSQVKEFKVGDEVYGDIHEKALDGPKQFGSLAEYTAVEEKLLALKPKNLDFAQAAAFPLAIETAYEGLERTGFSAGKSILVLNGAGGVGSLVIQLAKQVFGASRVAATASTGKLELLKSLGVDLAIDYTKENFEDLQEKFDVVYDAIGQCDRAVKAIKEGGSVVALTGAVTPPGFRFVVTSNGEALKKLNPYLESGKVKPVIDSKGPFPFSQVVEAFSYIETNRAVGKVVIHPIP